Proteins encoded by one window of Cyanobium sp. NS01:
- the sodC gene encoding superoxide dismutase family protein, with product MLACLVALLLLVPAPALATDLQLELRRIDATGVGDPIGSLSLRDTPGGLEIQPALAGLPPGEHGFHLHALGSCEPGMGEAGPVAGLGAGGHWDPDGSGHHDGPNGNGHRGDLSRLIVAADGRAHEAVRAPRLQVSDLAAKALIVHAGGDTYTDTPPLGGGGARIACAVVPA from the coding sequence ATGCTCGCCTGCCTGGTGGCCCTGCTGCTGCTGGTGCCCGCCCCGGCCCTGGCCACCGACCTCCAGCTGGAGCTGCGCCGCATTGATGCCACGGGCGTGGGCGATCCGATCGGCAGCCTCAGCCTGCGCGACACACCCGGGGGCCTGGAGATCCAACCCGCGCTGGCAGGCCTGCCCCCCGGGGAGCACGGCTTTCACCTGCATGCCCTCGGCAGCTGTGAGCCTGGCATGGGTGAGGCAGGGCCTGTGGCCGGCCTCGGCGCTGGCGGCCACTGGGATCCGGACGGCAGCGGCCACCATGACGGCCCCAACGGCAACGGCCACCGCGGCGACCTGAGCCGCCTGATCGTGGCTGCCGATGGCAGGGCCCACGAGGCGGTGCGGGCCCCACGGCTGCAGGTGAGCGACCTGGCCGCGAAGGCCCTGATCGTGCATGCCGGCGGGGACACTTACACCGACACGCCGCCGCTTGGGGGTGGTGGAGCCCGTATCGCCTGTGCGGTGGTGCCCGCCTGA
- a CDS encoding fatty acid desaturase encodes MLLAAGIVLGWLLSLVALVALDALGLAGGLLAVAVMARTLAQTGLFIVGHDAMHGVLLPEHPRWNDRLGAASLGLYAALPYGRCHRNHLCHHREEATPGDPDFHPDPHAGPLRWYGRFMGGYLSSSQMARLLVGWMGLTVLLHSLAGLGWDRAAHSVLLCCTLPLLLSSLQLFLVGTYLPHRQQRSGSGGATSLDLPVWASLLACYHFGYHREHHEAPSVPWFALPRQRLASGDAGSVSLDTRNCSDRLP; translated from the coding sequence TTGCTTCTCGCCGCTGGGATCGTGCTGGGCTGGCTGCTCAGCCTGGTCGCCCTGGTCGCCCTTGACGCGCTGGGGCTGGCTGGGGGCCTGCTCGCCGTGGCGGTGATGGCCCGCACCCTGGCCCAGACGGGCCTGTTCATCGTGGGACATGACGCCATGCACGGTGTTCTGCTGCCGGAACATCCCCGTTGGAACGACCGGCTCGGAGCCGCCAGCCTGGGGCTCTACGCCGCCCTTCCCTACGGCCGCTGCCACCGCAATCACCTGTGCCATCACCGCGAGGAAGCGACTCCTGGAGACCCGGACTTCCACCCGGATCCCCACGCCGGCCCGTTGCGCTGGTATGGCCGCTTCATGGGGGGCTACCTCTCCAGCAGCCAGATGGCCAGGTTGTTGGTGGGCTGGATGGGGCTCACCGTGCTGCTGCACAGCCTGGCTGGGCTGGGCTGGGACAGGGCGGCCCACAGCGTGCTGCTCTGTTGCACCCTGCCCCTGCTGCTCAGCTCCCTGCAGCTGTTCCTGGTGGGCACCTATCTGCCCCATCGCCAGCAGCGTTCCGGCTCCGGTGGTGCCACCAGCCTGGATCTGCCGGTCTGGGCATCGTTACTGGCCTGTTATCACTTCGGCTACCACCGGGAACACCATGAGGCGCCCAGCGTCCCCTGGTTTGCCCTGCCCCGGCAGCGACTCGCGTCGGGCGACGCAGGCTCGGTATCCTTGGACACAAGGAATTGCTCGGACCGCTTGCCGTGA
- the hemJ gene encoding protoporphyrinogen oxidase HemJ: MTWPPEAYLWFKTLHIVGVVVWFAGLFYLVRLFIYHREAEALEPPLQQAFHQQYSLMERRLANIITTPGMVVAVVCAVGLLLVNPAWLQQGWMHAKLGFVVALLAYHAFCYRLMGQLQRQDCQWSGRQLRALNELPTLLLVVVVMLVVFKNQFPTGAATWFLVALVVAMAASIQFYARWRRLRAEQLAGGA; encoded by the coding sequence ATGACCTGGCCTCCTGAGGCCTACCTGTGGTTCAAGACCCTCCACATCGTGGGAGTGGTGGTGTGGTTCGCCGGGCTTTTTTATCTGGTGCGGCTGTTCATCTACCACCGTGAGGCGGAGGCGTTGGAGCCGCCCCTGCAGCAGGCCTTCCACCAGCAATACAGCCTGATGGAGCGGCGCCTGGCCAACATCATCACCACCCCGGGGATGGTCGTGGCGGTGGTCTGTGCGGTAGGGCTGCTGCTGGTGAATCCCGCCTGGCTGCAGCAGGGCTGGATGCACGCCAAGCTGGGTTTCGTGGTGGCGCTGCTGGCTTACCACGCCTTCTGCTACCGGCTGATGGGTCAGCTGCAGCGCCAGGACTGCCAGTGGAGCGGCCGCCAGTTGCGGGCCCTGAATGAACTTCCCACCCTGCTGCTGGTGGTGGTGGTGATGCTGGTGGTGTTCAAGAACCAGTTCCCCACCGGAGCGGCCACCTGGTTCCTGGTGGCCCTGGTGGTGGCCATGGCGGCCTCGATCCAGTTCTATGCCCGCTGGCGGCGGCTCAGGGCTGAGCAGCTGGCCGGCGGGGCCTGA
- a CDS encoding PHP domain-containing protein: MAMRSGSLIRSQHPLAAVLADVEPGSCPSKLNFHCHTTCSDGSLSPGGLAEQALAIGLEHLAVTDHHALGSYPLVLEAFEAAEAAGVRAPTLWRGVEISCLLEGCLVHVLALGFAEQHPSLAPYLLGQAVVGPELRAAAVVEAIHAAGGLALLAHPARYRLPFQRLIAAAAELGFDGAEAWYDYGMQPRWQPTPLVCEAIARDLLARGLLMSCGTDTHGLHLHGR; this comes from the coding sequence ATGGCGATGCGCTCCGGCAGCCTGATTCGATCGCAGCATCCCCTGGCGGCGGTGCTGGCCGATGTGGAGCCTGGCAGCTGTCCCAGCAAGCTCAACTTTCATTGCCACACCACCTGCAGCGACGGCAGCCTCAGTCCGGGTGGCCTCGCCGAGCAGGCCCTGGCCATCGGCCTGGAGCACCTGGCCGTCACCGACCACCACGCCCTCGGCTCCTACCCACTGGTGCTTGAGGCGTTTGAGGCGGCAGAAGCCGCCGGGGTCCGGGCCCCCACCCTCTGGCGGGGCGTTGAGATCAGCTGCCTGCTGGAGGGTTGCCTGGTGCATGTGCTTGCCCTCGGCTTCGCCGAACAGCACCCCAGCCTGGCGCCCTACCTGCTGGGCCAGGCCGTGGTGGGTCCTGAGTTGCGGGCCGCCGCCGTGGTGGAGGCGATCCATGCCGCAGGGGGCCTGGCCTTGCTGGCCCATCCGGCCCGTTACCGGCTGCCCTTCCAGCGGCTGATCGCCGCGGCGGCCGAGCTCGGTTTCGATGGCGCTGAGGCCTGGTACGACTACGGCATGCAGCCCCGCTGGCAGCCCACCCCGCTCGTCTGCGAGGCGATCGCCAGAGACCTGCTGGCCCGGGGCCTATTGATGAGTTGTGGTACGGATACCCATGGCCTGCACCTCCATGGCCGCTAG
- a CDS encoding branched-chain amino acid transaminase — protein MHQFLPYAWFGGKVVRFEDATLSVATHALHYGTGAFGGMRALPNPADPREILLFRADRHARRLSQSARLLLTDLPEATIHEAIVAFLQANQPSCPVYLRPFVYTSDLGIAPRLHNIETNFLIYGLELGDYLSPEGVSCRISSWTRQEDRSLPLRGKISGAYITSSLAKTEAVQSGFDEAILMNSRGKVSEASGMNLFLVRDGQLITPGVDQDILEGITRASVIELARSMGLEVIERGVDKSELFIAEEVFLSGTAAKVTPVRRVETTDLPTERPVMERLRERLVAITEGRDPAYEHWVTRLRLDS, from the coding sequence ATGCATCAGTTCCTGCCCTATGCCTGGTTCGGTGGCAAGGTTGTGCGCTTCGAGGACGCCACGCTCTCGGTGGCCACCCACGCCCTGCACTACGGCACGGGGGCCTTCGGCGGCATGCGCGCCCTGCCCAATCCGGCCGACCCCAGGGAGATTCTGCTGTTCCGGGCTGATCGCCATGCCCGGCGCCTGAGCCAGAGCGCACGGCTGCTGCTCACCGATCTGCCTGAGGCCACGATCCACGAGGCCATCGTGGCCTTTCTGCAGGCCAACCAGCCCAGCTGCCCGGTGTATCTGCGTCCGTTTGTCTATACCAGCGACCTCGGCATCGCTCCGCGCCTGCATAACATCGAAACCAACTTCCTGATCTACGGGCTCGAGTTGGGCGACTACCTCTCGCCGGAGGGGGTGAGCTGCCGCATCAGCTCCTGGACCCGTCAGGAGGATCGCTCCCTGCCCCTGCGCGGCAAGATCAGTGGGGCCTACATCACCAGCTCCCTGGCCAAGACGGAGGCCGTGCAGAGCGGTTTCGACGAGGCCATCCTGATGAACAGCCGCGGCAAGGTGAGCGAGGCCAGTGGCATGAATCTGTTCCTCGTGCGCGACGGCCAGCTGATCACCCCCGGGGTGGATCAGGACATCCTCGAGGGCATCACCCGCGCCAGCGTGATCGAACTGGCCCGCTCCATGGGCCTGGAGGTGATCGAGCGCGGCGTGGACAAGAGCGAGCTGTTCATCGCCGAGGAGGTGTTCCTGAGCGGAACGGCCGCCAAGGTGACGCCGGTGCGGCGGGTGGAAACCACCGACCTGCCCACGGAGCGTCCGGTGATGGAGCGGCTGCGCGAGCGGCTCGTGGCGATCACGGAAGGCCGCGATCCCGCCTATGAGCACTGGGTGACCCGCCTTCGCCTCGACAGCTGA
- a CDS encoding DCC1-like thiol-disulfide oxidoreductase family protein: protein MIQPASPIVLVFDGGCPFCRHFAELSELRSGIPRLEIRDGRADTALRRQLGARGYHLRDGAMVLEGSRVWHGAEAIAWICARMEPSAALLRVLAPLMADSQRSRMLYPGLLLARRLALGWRGLPVDPESEGLAGSG from the coding sequence GTGATACAGCCAGCCTCCCCGATCGTGCTGGTCTTCGATGGGGGTTGTCCCTTCTGCCGCCACTTCGCTGAACTGAGCGAGCTGCGCAGCGGCATCCCCCGCCTCGAGATCCGCGATGGACGGGCCGACACGGCCCTGCGCCGGCAGCTGGGCGCCCGCGGCTATCACCTGCGCGACGGTGCCATGGTGCTGGAAGGATCCAGGGTGTGGCATGGCGCGGAGGCAATCGCCTGGATCTGCGCGCGAATGGAACCCAGCGCGGCTCTGCTGCGGGTGCTGGCCCCGCTGATGGCCGACAGCCAACGCAGCCGCATGCTCTACCCGGGGCTGTTGCTGGCCCGGCGCCTCGCCCTCGGCTGGCGCGGCCTGCCGGTGGATCCAGAGAGCGAGGGCCTGGCCGGGAGCGGCTGA
- the cobN gene encoding cobaltochelatase subunit CobN → MHRLAAQPGGSEQADAGAYVEQPAAPVLLLTSADTDLVSIERVLSAEPALVGAELRGLNLAALAHPAVIDHYLSSTVRHARLVVVRLLGGRGHWSYGLDQLRLWAQGSLAPGGQGGSRLAPRQLVVLAGTAEDEQALACCGTVDPELALALGRCLREGGAANVRLVLAALGALARGQVPATPVPQPLPDPTPHDWRDEGGPRVGVIAYRALLQAGDVDLMESCLAALRRQGLCPRGLWVSGLREPAVQRGVADLLGREAVEAVLCSTSFASVQFEEAGLGAPLWEALAVPVLQLLCSSRPRQDWQASSIGLAPTDLTLQVALPELDGRITTRVGAFKQTRRASEQLASALQGYHPDPERLDWIAALTARWVTLRRTAPQERHVALVLANYPTRNSRLANGVGLDTPASTALMLRWLRDAGLSLGDGPLPEDGDALIQQLLAGLTNDAESGHRPALDQLPLEHYEAWYGELPVEGRNRLEAVWGPPGQDAGLVPGRHGRLAFPIRGLRFGHVVVLIQPERGYDRDPSLCYHSPDLPPTHAYLAQYLWLRELFGAHVVVHVGKHGNLEWLPGKGLGLSNQCYPEWALGPMPHLYPFIVNDPGEGSQAKRRSQAVILDHLTPPLGRAGLHGELQQLEALLDEYWEACQLGSERRVPLRATLLQRLQSLELPLGNVEERREAELEARLEAADGYLCELKEAQIRLGLHTYGQLPAEAPLAELLLCLARPPQAGVAGLTQALARDLGLELDPWADTEELPLSTGDRQRLLARAAGNATALRSVGDAVAWLEEHALELCQRELDDSPNRGKEAPQTAVGVLVIGESTQATLQHLRQQLLPRLLACADAEKQAFLGGIAGERIAAGPAGAPTRGRPDLLPTGRNFYSVDLRGLPTEAAWDLGRRSAELLLELHLQDEGEPLRQLALSVWGTSTMRNGGEDIAQALALLGVRPVWDGPSRRLVDVEVIPLSLLGRPRVDVTLRISGLFRDAFPQLVAWVNRATALVAGLDEDGSANPLAEAARREGHSARVYGSAPGAYGAGLQGLIDSGAWEQRAELGEAFLAWSSWRYGPADGTSGGAPAAGLLASPDRGGLEQRLRAVQVVLHNQDNREHDLLDSDDYYQFQGGLSAAAEGLQGRAPALWFGDHSRSSRPRLHRLEKEFDKVLRSRVLNPRWIDAMRQHGYKGGFEMAASLDYLFAYDASTGRVPDWSYRAICERWLQDPEVRAFLEQHNPWALRDMGERLLEAHHRGLWEGASDTQLAGLRQLVLSSEASIEQA, encoded by the coding sequence ATGCACAGGCTGGCGGCGCAACCGGGGGGATCGGAACAGGCTGATGCTGGCGCCTATGTGGAGCAGCCCGCGGCCCCGGTGCTGCTGCTCACCAGCGCAGACACCGATCTGGTCAGCATCGAGCGGGTGCTGTCGGCTGAGCCGGCACTGGTGGGGGCTGAGCTGCGGGGCCTGAACCTGGCGGCCCTGGCCCACCCGGCCGTGATCGACCACTACCTCTCCAGCACCGTCCGCCACGCCCGGCTGGTGGTGGTGCGTCTGCTGGGTGGGCGCGGCCATTGGAGCTACGGGCTCGACCAGCTCAGGCTCTGGGCACAGGGGAGCCTGGCTCCGGGCGGCCAGGGGGGCAGCAGGCTGGCTCCACGGCAGCTGGTGGTGCTGGCCGGCACGGCGGAGGATGAGCAGGCGCTGGCTTGCTGCGGCACGGTGGACCCCGAGCTGGCCCTGGCCCTGGGGCGCTGCCTGCGCGAGGGCGGAGCGGCCAACGTGCGGCTGGTGCTGGCTGCCCTGGGTGCGCTGGCCCGGGGGCAGGTGCCGGCGACCCCAGTGCCGCAGCCGCTGCCGGACCCCACGCCCCACGACTGGCGCGACGAAGGCGGACCGCGGGTGGGGGTGATCGCCTATCGCGCCCTGCTGCAGGCCGGCGATGTGGACCTCATGGAGAGCTGCCTGGCGGCCCTGCGGCGCCAGGGCCTCTGCCCCCGGGGTCTGTGGGTGAGTGGTCTGCGCGAGCCGGCCGTGCAGCGGGGGGTGGCCGATCTGCTGGGCCGCGAGGCGGTGGAGGCCGTGCTGTGCAGCACCTCCTTCGCCTCGGTGCAGTTCGAGGAGGCCGGCCTGGGCGCGCCGCTGTGGGAGGCCCTGGCCGTGCCGGTGCTGCAGCTGCTCTGCAGCAGCCGGCCGCGCCAGGACTGGCAGGCCAGCAGCATCGGCCTGGCCCCCACCGATCTCACTCTGCAGGTGGCACTGCCGGAGCTGGACGGCCGCATCACCACCCGGGTGGGGGCCTTCAAGCAGACGCGCCGGGCCAGTGAGCAGCTGGCCTCCGCCCTGCAGGGGTACCACCCGGACCCGGAACGGCTCGACTGGATCGCCGCCCTCACGGCCCGCTGGGTGACGCTGCGTCGCACCGCGCCCCAGGAGCGCCATGTGGCCCTGGTGCTGGCCAACTACCCCACCCGCAACAGCCGCCTGGCCAATGGCGTGGGGCTGGACACACCGGCCTCCACCGCCCTGATGCTGCGCTGGTTGCGGGACGCGGGCCTCAGCCTTGGTGACGGCCCCCTGCCCGAGGACGGTGACGCCCTGATCCAGCAGCTGCTGGCAGGCCTCACCAACGACGCCGAGAGCGGCCACCGCCCCGCCCTCGACCAGTTGCCGTTGGAGCACTACGAGGCCTGGTATGGCGAGCTGCCGGTTGAGGGCCGCAATCGGCTGGAGGCGGTGTGGGGGCCACCCGGCCAGGACGCCGGCCTGGTGCCGGGTCGCCACGGGCGGCTGGCCTTTCCGATCCGGGGGCTGCGCTTCGGCCACGTGGTGGTGCTGATCCAGCCCGAGCGCGGCTACGACCGCGACCCCAGCCTCTGCTATCACTCTCCCGATCTGCCGCCCACCCACGCCTACCTGGCCCAGTACCTCTGGTTGCGGGAGCTTTTCGGCGCCCATGTGGTGGTGCATGTGGGCAAGCACGGCAACCTGGAATGGCTGCCCGGCAAGGGCCTGGGCCTCTCGAATCAGTGCTACCCGGAGTGGGCCCTGGGGCCGATGCCCCACCTCTATCCCTTCATCGTCAACGACCCCGGCGAGGGATCCCAGGCCAAACGCCGCAGCCAGGCAGTGATCCTCGACCACCTCACCCCGCCCCTGGGCCGGGCCGGCCTGCACGGTGAGCTGCAGCAGCTGGAGGCCCTGCTGGATGAGTACTGGGAGGCCTGCCAGCTGGGCAGCGAGCGACGCGTACCGCTAAGGGCCACGCTGCTGCAGCGGCTGCAGTCCCTGGAGCTGCCCCTGGGGAACGTGGAGGAGCGCAGGGAGGCGGAGCTGGAGGCTCGGCTGGAGGCTGCGGACGGCTACCTGTGCGAGCTGAAGGAGGCCCAGATCCGCCTGGGGCTGCACACCTACGGCCAGCTCCCCGCCGAGGCGCCCCTGGCGGAGCTGCTGCTCTGCCTGGCCAGGCCCCCCCAGGCGGGGGTGGCGGGCCTCACCCAGGCCCTGGCGAGGGACCTGGGCCTGGAGCTCGATCCCTGGGCCGACACCGAAGAGCTGCCCCTGTCCACCGGTGACCGCCAGCGCCTGCTGGCCCGCGCTGCCGGCAACGCCACGGCCCTGAGAAGCGTGGGCGATGCGGTGGCCTGGCTGGAGGAGCACGCCCTGGAGCTCTGCCAACGGGAGCTGGACGATTCGCCCAACCGCGGCAAGGAGGCACCCCAGACAGCGGTGGGGGTCCTCGTGATCGGTGAGAGCACTCAGGCGACCCTGCAGCACCTGCGCCAGCAACTCCTGCCACGCCTGCTGGCCTGCGCCGACGCGGAGAAGCAGGCCTTCCTGGGGGGCATCGCCGGCGAGCGCATCGCCGCGGGCCCGGCCGGCGCCCCCACCCGCGGCCGGCCCGACCTGCTGCCCACCGGCCGCAATTTCTACTCGGTGGATCTGCGCGGCCTGCCCACCGAGGCCGCCTGGGACCTGGGCCGCCGCAGCGCTGAGCTGTTGCTCGAACTGCACCTCCAGGACGAGGGGGAGCCCCTGCGCCAGCTCGCCCTTTCGGTGTGGGGCACCAGCACGATGCGCAACGGCGGCGAGGACATCGCCCAGGCCCTGGCCCTGCTCGGGGTGCGGCCGGTCTGGGACGGCCCCAGCCGCCGGCTGGTGGATGTGGAGGTGATTCCCCTGTCCCTGCTGGGGCGCCCCCGGGTGGATGTCACCCTGCGCATCTCAGGCCTCTTCCGCGACGCCTTCCCCCAGCTGGTGGCCTGGGTCAACCGGGCCACGGCCCTGGTGGCCGGCCTGGATGAGGACGGCAGCGCCAACCCCCTGGCGGAGGCGGCCCGGCGCGAGGGCCACAGCGCCCGGGTGTACGGCTCCGCCCCGGGGGCCTACGGCGCCGGCCTGCAGGGCCTGATCGACAGCGGGGCCTGGGAGCAGCGGGCCGAGCTGGGGGAGGCCTTCCTGGCCTGGAGCAGCTGGCGCTATGGCCCCGCAGACGGCACATCAGGCGGGGCCCCAGCTGCTGGCCTGCTGGCCAGCCCAGACCGGGGTGGCCTGGAGCAGCGGCTGCGGGCCGTGCAGGTGGTGCTGCACAACCAGGACAACCGCGAGCACGACCTGCTCGACTCCGATGATTACTACCAGTTCCAGGGGGGCCTCAGCGCCGCTGCCGAAGGCCTGCAGGGCCGGGCGCCGGCACTCTGGTTCGGCGACCACTCGCGCAGCTCACGCCCCCGCCTGCACCGGCTGGAGAAGGAGTTCGACAAGGTGCTGCGCAGCCGGGTGCTCAACCCCCGCTGGATCGACGCCATGCGCCAGCACGGCTACAAGGGCGGCTTCGAGATGGCCGCCAGCCTCGACTACCTGTTCGCCTACGACGCCAGCACCGGCCGGGTGCCGGACTGGAGCTACAGAGCGATCTGCGAGCGCTGGCTGCAGGATCCCGAGGTGCGCGCCTTCCTGGAGCAGCACAACCCCTGGGCGCTGCGGGACATGGGCGAACGTCTGCTGGAAGCCCACCACCGCGGCCTCTGGGAGGGGGCCAGCGACACCCAGCTCGCCGGCCTCAGGCAGTTGGTGCTGAGCAGCGAAGCCAGCATCGAGCAGGCCTGA
- a CDS encoding chlorophyll a/b-binding protein, with amino-acid sequence MVTEKMKQYIPPAGSEAFSYEPVERFGEGLTTNRPWNVSALSGVERLNGRVAMLGFLAAVVGERLSGEGIVGQLAAVLRWYLG; translated from the coding sequence ATGGTCACAGAGAAGATGAAGCAGTACATCCCGCCGGCGGGCTCCGAGGCATTCAGCTACGAGCCGGTGGAGCGTTTCGGCGAAGGTCTCACCACCAACCGGCCCTGGAATGTCTCTGCCCTCAGCGGCGTGGAGCGGCTCAACGGCCGGGTGGCGATGCTCGGCTTCCTGGCCGCCGTGGTGGGGGAACGGCTCAGCGGCGAGGGCATCGTGGGCCAGCTGGCCGCAGTGCTGCGCTGGTATCTGGGCTGA
- a CDS encoding orange carotenoid-binding protein codes for MFTIEKATSIFPETLKADVVPAITARFRLLSAEDQLALIWFAYLEMGRTITIAAPGAARMQFAEGVLNQIKAMNFAEQSQVMCDLTNRTDSPICRTYANWSVNIKLGFWYQLGEWMAAGLVAPIPEGYSLSANAVAVLSSLKEVDQGQQITLLRNFVVDMGFDPAKGEGQRVMEPVVAPTPEDSRQKVFIEGVINPTVNSYMDLLNANDFDNLIQLFLPDGALQPPFQKPIVGTDAVLRFFREDCQNLRLLPERGYAEPADGNFTQIKVTGKVQTPWFGAGVGMNVAWRFLLDPEGKIYFVAIDLLASPAELLKFAP; via the coding sequence ATGTTCACAATTGAAAAGGCCACCAGCATCTTTCCGGAGACACTCAAGGCGGATGTGGTGCCTGCCATCACCGCCCGCTTTCGTCTCCTGAGTGCAGAGGACCAGCTGGCACTGATCTGGTTCGCCTATCTCGAGATGGGGCGCACAATCACGATCGCGGCTCCTGGCGCCGCCAGAATGCAGTTCGCGGAAGGAGTGCTCAATCAAATCAAGGCGATGAATTTCGCCGAGCAGAGCCAGGTGATGTGCGATCTCACCAACCGCACGGATTCACCGATCTGCCGCACCTATGCGAATTGGTCTGTGAACATCAAGCTGGGCTTCTGGTATCAGCTTGGCGAGTGGATGGCAGCGGGCCTGGTGGCTCCGATTCCCGAGGGATACAGCCTTTCGGCCAACGCGGTGGCCGTCCTGAGCTCGCTCAAGGAAGTGGATCAGGGCCAGCAGATCACCCTGCTGCGCAACTTTGTGGTGGACATGGGCTTTGACCCGGCCAAGGGTGAAGGCCAGCGGGTGATGGAACCCGTGGTGGCCCCCACGCCCGAAGACAGCCGCCAAAAGGTGTTCATCGAGGGGGTGATCAACCCCACCGTGAACAGCTACATGGACTTGTTGAACGCCAACGATTTCGACAACCTGATCCAGCTCTTCCTGCCTGACGGAGCCCTGCAGCCGCCGTTCCAGAAGCCCATCGTGGGCACTGATGCCGTGCTGCGCTTCTTCCGGGAAGACTGCCAGAACCTGCGGCTGCTGCCTGAGCGGGGCTACGCCGAGCCCGCCGACGGCAATTTCACCCAGATCAAGGTCACCGGCAAGGTGCAGACCCCCTGGTTCGGAGCTGGAGTGGGCATGAACGTGGCCTGGCGTTTTCTGCTCGATCCCGAGGGCAAGATCTACTTCGTGGCGATCGACCTGCTGGCCTCACCGGCTGAGCTGCTGAAGTTCGCCCCTTGA